AGATATTTTGGCTAGACCCCTCCCCCTTTCCTGCGTACATAATGAATGGATGGTccccttaaccctttcgctgcgggtgACGTGCTGGGCACGTCATGCCACATGCACCGCCCTGTGCGGTTGACGTGCACCGCACGTCATGAGGGTAaagtattttcattatttttctttTGATCGCACAGGGCAGTACACTGTCTGTAAATGCTCTCCGCATGTGGATATCATTATAACATTGTAAAAACTAAAGGGGGAGCCTCAATCGACTATTATTTTGGCGGGCAGCAGGACGGGGCAGGACATGACACGTGGTTGAAAAATGGCTCGGAGACAGAAGTTTTCAGTGAACGATGTCCTTAAAATTCTTGCGGATTCTGATAGTGGGGACGATGATTTGGATGATGGAGGTGATTTTGAGCCAATGGACATCGGCTTTGACGATGATCGAAGTACTGATGGTGAATATGATGACCCGAAGACGTTGATCTTGAGCAAGGTAGGCCCAagttcactttcactttcattgCTTTGTTTTACATACATGTGTGTAGGCACTACAGCATCGCCACCTGTATCATGTACGGAACATCAAATCATTATGGTGTTGTGGGGTGCTATGCCAGTTATCACTGCCGGCCTGCTGATATTTCCATCATCCTATTTCAGGAATGAGTGTTGATGAACCGTCTGATAATGATGAAACTGCAGAAGAGCCAATGGAAGCCAGTGAATACGATTCATCAGGCGAGGATGATCATACGTTAGACCCTGCCTCTCCTTTGGGAGATAACCCTGCTCCCCTTTTTTCTCTTGAACTAGGTAGGTTTTGGAacgtgtttgaaaataaaatacgGACAAATGCATAATTGCTCTGACATGTAGGCCTTGTCCTTGCCAAGGGTGTTATGTTTTCATTCCTATTTCATTTTAAGCTATGCCGCTAGTTCAAGAGGGTCCACCTGACGGAGATGAACCTGGTGGTGGAGCAAATGCTGAGGAAGCAATTGAAACCGGTCCAGaagatgacgataatgatgacgacTATATCCCCAGCCCCCAGCCGAGCCATGCATCACTTAGTGATTACCATTCCGGCacagatgatgatgaaagataCGCACCAGTCCCTCCAAAGCGGCGCAGATCTGGACCATCTCGTTTTCCAATAGGTTTGTTTGATATTTGGAGATTTCGTGTAACAAAGATCATAATATATTCGTTTGAGCTTTCCTTCACATTTactgtttttcttttcagatctATTTGCTTCCGACAATGAGGATGGAGATGATGAACAGGCAGTGGTGGCACATCCCCAGCAAGCCCAGCCCAATCTGAGACGTCCGCAAAGCCCTAGCCCACCACGTGGTCAACCAGGTATGTATGaaaatgaaggagagatttgtaGATGATGaaagtaaaaatgaaatgtaTGCTTGACATTTTGtctttcctgtttttcatttcAGCTCTGGGTGATACGGACGGCGAGGAAGCAGACGATGAGGAAGTGCTTGACCTTGGCTTGGGCCGTGATAGGGCACAACAAGCACAACGTGGTCGTGGACGTGTACGCATGCGGGGAGGGCAAGCACGTGGTCGGGGAGCAGCACAAGCACAGCCCGTCCCTGCAGCACAAGCACAGCCGGTCCCTGCAGCACCTGCGCCTGTACCTGTACCTAACGCACCTCAAGTTTCTGCAGCTGTTGCGAATGCAGCTCAACCACGCGGTCGAGGACGCGGTCGGAGACAAGCACGTGGTCGGGGAGCAGCACAAGCCCAGCCGGTCCCTGCAGCACCTGCGCCTGTACCTGCACCCAACGCACCTCAAGTTCCTGCAGCTGTTGCGAATGCAGCTCAACCTCGCGGTCGAGGACGTGGACAAGCACGAGCACAGGGCCGTCGACCGCGACAAAGACGTGCAGCAGCCCCCGCACCACCACCATGGGAATGGGAGAGGACCAATGCCTTTCAGCCCAAGGATTTCGTCTTCACCGGGAATGAGGAGATCTTATTACTACTCCCAAATGATCCGACACCACTAGACTTCGTCTCCCTCTATGTAACTGATGACATTATTCGTCTTCCGATAGTGGAGACCAACATATACGCAGACCAGTACCTTACTGACAACCATGATAGAATCAAGGATAGGTCCCGCTCCCATCAATGGAAGGAAGTGGAAATGGAAGAAATGAAGACATTTCTTGCAGTCCTCATACTTCAAGGGATTGTCTACAAACCTAGGTTGAATATGTATTGGGAAAAGCACCCCCTCTTTGCTACACCAGTCTTTTCGGAATGCATGTCAAGAGATTGTTTTCTACTCATCCTGAAATTCCTACGACCGGCTTTATAAAGTGAGACCACTACTGGATATGATCGTTGAACGCTTCCGGACTGTCTACAGTCCATCCCAGGAACTTTCAATTGATGAATCCCTCCTTCTTTGGAAAGGACGCCTGAACTTCAAACAGTTCATAAGGACCAAACGATCCAGATACGGGGTGAAGTTCTTTGAGCTTTGTACGTCAAAGGGTGTGACGCTGGATCTAGTTGTCTACGTCGGGGCTAATTCTCTGCCACCACAGCCACCAGAGATAGCGGAACTGAACGTATCTGAACAGATTGTCGTACATCTCATGCGGAATTATCAGAACAAAGGACACAACTTGTTCATAGATAATTACTATTCATCTCCATCATTGGCTACCTTTCTGAGCGATAGAGATACATCCGTCTGTGGGACAATCCGTACCAACAGGAAGAATTTCCCTCGTGAGCTCGTCAATCTTCAGGTTGAGAAGAATACCTCCACGTTTTACAAATGCGTGGACAAGGAATGCCGTGTTGTAAAGTTCAGAGCTCATCAAGACAAAGCCGATGGAAAACAAAAGATCGTCCATTTGCTCACGACCAAGTACGAGGCAACGGTGCGCCCTACGGGTAAGAGAATGGCTGATGGCACTCCCGTGATGAAACCTTCATGTGTCCTTGCGTACAATCGCTTTATGGGTGGAGTCGATATGGTCGACCAACCTTTGCATTATTACCAGGTCATTCGAAGGTCAATGAAATGGTACAAGAAGGTTGCTATGAGGTTATTGATGCAGTGTCTCTTGAACAATCATCGTTTGTACCAGCTACGAGGCGGGAAAAGGGATTTCCTCAACTTCATCCGCGACGTACTGAACGCAATATTGACCCCAGCACGTAAACAACGAGGTGCAGCCGTCGGAGACGCCCTCACTAGACTTACTGGACGCCACTTCCTAATGAAGAGGCCACCACAGGGAAACAGAGCACGTCCAGCCAAGAGGTGCGTGGTCTGCTACGCCCGGAAGGACTTCCTCCCCAACGGAAGAGCAAAGGAGACTTCTTATATCTGCAAGTCATGCCCAACTCAGCCAGGCCTCCATATTGACAACTGTTTCGAGGCGTACCACACAAAACTAGACTACAGAAGAGATGAACCTGCAAATCCTCCAGCCGATGCCGCTGATGGAGGTGCTGAATAGAACAATGGACTTTGACTTTCAtacccccgccccccccccccgacccctTGGTAGGCCCCACCCCATAGACATTCATAAACAGAGGCTAAAAACATGAGAAGGACATGATAGAGATATCGGATTCCCTGTGAAATTCGTTTGGAACAAAGATAAAGAAATTCCAGAATGTTCcgtttttgacgaaatcttcctgTTGAACGAGCCTGACCCCCCATGGAAATGATcatgaaaaataaatttcaagagtgttttgatacaaaatattgtttatttccTTCATAAAACATCATGGGGCATCACAATAGACCTTAGAAAGTCGAAAAAAAATGGttctgaaaaatttcattttttcccatttttgcCGAAAATGCTCCCGCACGGGGCGGTACACGTCGAAAAAAGCctgccgcagcgaaagggttaatacattaaatg
The sequence above is a segment of the Lineus longissimus chromosome 12, tnLinLong1.2, whole genome shotgun sequence genome. Coding sequences within it:
- the LOC135497050 gene encoding SH3 and multiple ankyrin repeat domains protein 1-like codes for the protein MSVDEPSDNDETAEEPMEASEYDSSGEDDHTLDPASPLGDNPAPLFSLELAMPLVQEGPPDGDEPGGGANAEEAIETGPEDDDNDDDYIPSPQPSHASLSDYHSGTDDDERYAPVPPKRRRSGPSRFPIDLFASDNEDGDDEQAVVAHPQQAQPNLRRPQSPSPPRGQPALGDTDGEEADDEEVLDLGLGRDRAQQAQRGRGRVRMRGGQARGRGAAQAQPVPAAQAQPVPAAPAPVPVPNAPQVSAAVANAAQPRGRGRGRRQARGRGAAQAQPVPAAPAPVPAPNAPQVPAAVANAAQPRGRGRGQARAQGRRPRQRRAAAPAPPPWEWERTNAFQPKDFVFTGNEEILLLLPNDPTPLDFVSLYVTDDIIRLPIVETNIYADQYLTDNHDRIKDRSRSHQWKEVEMEEMKTFLAVLILQGIVYKPRLNMYWEKHPLFATPVFSECMSRDCFLLILKFLRPAL
- the LOC135496510 gene encoding piggyBac transposable element-derived protein 4-like, yielding MIVERFRTVYSPSQELSIDESLLLWKGRLNFKQFIRTKRSRYGVKFFELCTSKGVTLDLVVYVGANSLPPQPPEIAELNVSEQIVVHLMRNYQNKGHNLFIDNYYSSPSLATFLSDRDTSVCGTIRTNRKNFPRELVNLQVEKNTSTFYKCVDKECRVVKFRAHQDKADGKQKIVHLLTTKYEATVRPTGKRMADGTPVMKPSCVLAYNRFMGGVDMVDQPLHYYQVIRRSMKWYKKVAMRLLMQCLLNNHRLYQLRGGKRDFLNFIRDVLNAILTPARKQRGAAVGDALTRLTGRHFLMKRPPQGNRARPAKRCVVCYARKDFLPNGRAKETSYICKSCPTQPGLHIDNCFEAYHTKLDYRRDEPANPPADAADGGAE